Proteins from one Clupea harengus chromosome 17, Ch_v2.0.2, whole genome shotgun sequence genomic window:
- the hnf4g gene encoding hepatocyte nuclear factor 4-gamma isoform X2, with amino-acid sequence MHVGRNKDIMPAEPNMSQGDNGMTSNCAICGDKATGKHYGASSCDGCKGFFRRSIRKSHVYSCRFNRQCVVDKDKRNQCRFCRLHKCFRAGMKKEAVQNERDRISSRRNIQETNDLPPITLLAQAEALSQQINVVNPTAPPDVLEKKSATITDVCESMKQQLLVLVEWAKYIPAFSELPLDDQVSLLRAHAGEHLLLGVAKRSMLFKDILLLGNGCVIQRNCPEAEINRVANRVLDELVLPFQDIQIDDNEYAALKAIVFFDPDAKSLRDPSKIKTMRYQVQMSLEDYINDRQYDSRGRFGELLLLLPTLQSITWQMIEQLQFIKLFGLAKIDNLLQEMLLGGLTAEQPHLLPPGHPQLAQDPHTGHTLVISTIPGPVHVQQIASPETPIPSPQQIPSQEMYKAASSPPIILLPATHQMNRESPEPPL; translated from the exons ATGCACGTAGGCCGCAATAAAG ACATCATGCCGGCAGAGCCCAACATGAGCCAAGGGGACAACGGCATGACCTCCAACTGTGCCATCTGCGGGGACAAAGCCACTGGCAAGCACTACGGAGCCTCCAGCTGCGATGGCTGCAAGGGCTTCTTCAGACGGAGCATACGCAAGAGCCATGTTTACTCCTGCAG GTTCAATCGCCAATGTGTTGTCGATAAAGACAAGAGAAATCAGTGTCGGTTTTGCCGTCTACACAAATGCTTCCGGGCCGGAATGAAGAAAGAAG cgGTACAAAATGAAAGGGATCGTATCAGCTCAAGAAGAAACATACAGGAAACCAATGACCTGCCCCCTATCACCTTACTTGCTCAAGCAGAGGCCCTATCACAACAG ATCAACGTCGTCAACCCCACAGCGCCTCCTGATGTCTTGGAGAAGAAATCTGCCACCATAACGGACGTCTGCGAGTCCATGAAACAACAGCTGCTCGTTCTGGTAGAATGGGCTAAATACATTCCGGCTTTCAGTGAACTGCCACTTGATGACCAG GTGAGTCTTCTACGTGCTCATGCTGGAGAACACCTCTTGCTTGGTGTTGCCAAGAGGTCAATGCTCTTCAAAGACATCTTGCTActcg GTAATGGTTGTGTAATCCAACGGAACTGTCCTGAGGCGGAGATCAATCGAGTCGCCAACCGTGTCCTGGACGAATTAGTCTTACCCTTCCAAGATATCCAGATCGATGACAATGAATATGCAGCCTTAAAAGCTATTGTTTTCTTTGACCCCG ATGCCAAGAGCCTTCGAGACCCGTCCAAGATTAAAACCATGAGGTATCAGGTCCAGATGAGCTTAGAGGACTACATCAACGACCGGCAGTATGACTCGCGAGGACGCTTCGGagagctgctcctcctgcttccCACGCTGCAGAGCATTACCTGGCAGATGATTGAGCAGCTGCAGTTCATCAAGCTCTTTGGCCTGGCTAAGATCGACAACCTGTTGCAGGAGATGCTGCTAGGAG GTCTAACAGCAGAGCAGCCCCACCTGCTTCCCCCCGGCCACCCCCAGCTTGCCCAGGATCCTCACACAGGTCACACGCTGGTCATCAGCACCATCCCTGGTCCTGTGCACGTACAGCAGATCG cttCTCCAGAGACCCCCATACCCTCTCCTCAGCAGATTCCCAGTCAGGAGATGTACAAAGCAGCGTCTAGTCCCCCCATCATCCTGCTGCCTGCCACTCATCAGATGAACAGAGAATCCCCAGAACCCCCTCTCTGA
- the LOC105890272 gene encoding U5 small nuclear ribonucleoprotein 40 kDa protein has protein sequence MIEPKKRAAEMALVQAPLKRPRDELVATTQSQQLMPTGPPRCSSLQAPIILLSGHGGEVYCCKFHPNGASLASSGYDRLILMWNVYGECENYATLKGHSGAVTELQYNTDGSLLFSASTDKTVCIWDAETGERVKRLKGHTSIVNSCHPARRGPQLVCTGSDDGTVQLWDIRKKASVHTFQNTYQVLSVTFNDTSDQIISGGIDNDIKVWDLRQNKLIYSMQGHGDSVTGLSLSAEGSYLLSNSMDNSLRVWDVRPFAPKERCVKVLQGSTHNFEKNLLRCSWSPDGSKIAAGSADRFVYVWDTTSRRILYKLPGHAGSVNEVSFHPEEPIVVSGSSDKRLYMGEIR, from the exons ATGATTGAACCCAAGAAACGTGCTGCAGAGATGGCATTGGTCCAAGCCCCTTTGAAAAGGCCGCGGGACGAGCTTGTAGCCACAACGCAGTCCCAACAACTCATGCCTACGGGACCCCCGCGCTGTTCCAGCCTCCAGGCCCCGATCATACTACTCTCGGGGCATGGGGGCGAGGTCTACTGCTGCAAATTCCACCCCAATGGAGCCTCGCTAGCCTCATCTGGCTATGACCGTCTCATCTTGATGTGGAACGTGTACGGGGAATGCGAGAACTACGCAACGCTAAAGGGACACAGCGGAGCAGTCACGGAGCTGCAGTACAACACCGACGGGAGCCTGCTGTTCTCAGCCAGCACGGATAAGACGGTGTGTATCTGGGACGCAGAGACGGGCGAGCGTGTGAAGCGCCTGAAAGGCCATACCTCCATCGTGAACTCTTGTCACCCCGCACGCCGTGGTCCTCAGCTGGTCTGCACAGGCAGCGACGACGGCACTGTCCAGCTGTGGGACATCCGGAAGAAGGCATCTGTTCACACTTTTCAGAACACCTACCAGGTGCTCAGCGTCACCTTTAACGACACCAGCGATCAGATCATATCTGGAGGCATTGATAATGACATCAAGGTATGGGACCTGAGACAGAACAAGTTGATCTACAGCATGCAGGGTCACGGGGACTCCGTAACAGGGCTCAGTCTGAGCGCAGAGGGATCCTACCTGCTATCGAACTCCATGGACAACTCGCTGAGGGTGTGGGACGTCCGGCCATTCGCTCCGAAGGAGAG GTGTGTGAAGGTACTCCAGGGGAGCACTCACAACTTTGAAAAGAACCTTCTGCGGTGCTCCTGGTCCCCGGATGGCAGTAAGATCGCTGCTGGTTCCGCTGACCGGTTCGTGTACGTCTGGGACACCACATCTCGCAGGATTCTCTATAAACTTCCGGGTCATGCAGGGTCAGTCAACGAGGTCAGCTTCCACCCCGAGGAGCCTATTGTTGTGTCGGGCTCCAGTGACAAACGACTGTACATGGGAGAGATCCGGTGA
- the hnf4g gene encoding hepatocyte nuclear factor 4-gamma isoform X1 has product MCNLRLPHACQAPGPRLGRGLCRYSRAGMKHPPTPLSKSLLDMEVANYSEGLDPTYDTLGFENAEVLYAGDIMPAEPNMSQGDNGMTSNCAICGDKATGKHYGASSCDGCKGFFRRSIRKSHVYSCRFNRQCVVDKDKRNQCRFCRLHKCFRAGMKKEAVQNERDRISSRRNIQETNDLPPITLLAQAEALSQQINVVNPTAPPDVLEKKSATITDVCESMKQQLLVLVEWAKYIPAFSELPLDDQVSLLRAHAGEHLLLGVAKRSMLFKDILLLGNGCVIQRNCPEAEINRVANRVLDELVLPFQDIQIDDNEYAALKAIVFFDPDAKSLRDPSKIKTMRYQVQMSLEDYINDRQYDSRGRFGELLLLLPTLQSITWQMIEQLQFIKLFGLAKIDNLLQEMLLGGLTAEQPHLLPPGHPQLAQDPHTGHTLVISTIPGPVHVQQIASPETPIPSPQQIPSQEMYKAASSPPIILLPATHQMNRESPEPPL; this is encoded by the exons ATGTGCAACCTCAGGTTACCTCATGCATGCCAAGCGCCAGGGCCCCGTCTGGGAAGAGGGCTTTGCAGATATAGTCGGGCAGGTATGAAGCATCCTCCAACACCCCTCTCCAAATCCCTGCTGGACATGGAGGTGGCCAATTACTCGGAGGGTCTGGATCCCACCTACGACACCTTGGGGTTTGAGAATGCAGAAGTCCTCTACGCAGGGG ACATCATGCCGGCAGAGCCCAACATGAGCCAAGGGGACAACGGCATGACCTCCAACTGTGCCATCTGCGGGGACAAAGCCACTGGCAAGCACTACGGAGCCTCCAGCTGCGATGGCTGCAAGGGCTTCTTCAGACGGAGCATACGCAAGAGCCATGTTTACTCCTGCAG GTTCAATCGCCAATGTGTTGTCGATAAAGACAAGAGAAATCAGTGTCGGTTTTGCCGTCTACACAAATGCTTCCGGGCCGGAATGAAGAAAGAAG cgGTACAAAATGAAAGGGATCGTATCAGCTCAAGAAGAAACATACAGGAAACCAATGACCTGCCCCCTATCACCTTACTTGCTCAAGCAGAGGCCCTATCACAACAG ATCAACGTCGTCAACCCCACAGCGCCTCCTGATGTCTTGGAGAAGAAATCTGCCACCATAACGGACGTCTGCGAGTCCATGAAACAACAGCTGCTCGTTCTGGTAGAATGGGCTAAATACATTCCGGCTTTCAGTGAACTGCCACTTGATGACCAG GTGAGTCTTCTACGTGCTCATGCTGGAGAACACCTCTTGCTTGGTGTTGCCAAGAGGTCAATGCTCTTCAAAGACATCTTGCTActcg GTAATGGTTGTGTAATCCAACGGAACTGTCCTGAGGCGGAGATCAATCGAGTCGCCAACCGTGTCCTGGACGAATTAGTCTTACCCTTCCAAGATATCCAGATCGATGACAATGAATATGCAGCCTTAAAAGCTATTGTTTTCTTTGACCCCG ATGCCAAGAGCCTTCGAGACCCGTCCAAGATTAAAACCATGAGGTATCAGGTCCAGATGAGCTTAGAGGACTACATCAACGACCGGCAGTATGACTCGCGAGGACGCTTCGGagagctgctcctcctgcttccCACGCTGCAGAGCATTACCTGGCAGATGATTGAGCAGCTGCAGTTCATCAAGCTCTTTGGCCTGGCTAAGATCGACAACCTGTTGCAGGAGATGCTGCTAGGAG GTCTAACAGCAGAGCAGCCCCACCTGCTTCCCCCCGGCCACCCCCAGCTTGCCCAGGATCCTCACACAGGTCACACGCTGGTCATCAGCACCATCCCTGGTCCTGTGCACGTACAGCAGATCG cttCTCCAGAGACCCCCATACCCTCTCCTCAGCAGATTCCCAGTCAGGAGATGTACAAAGCAGCGTCTAGTCCCCCCATCATCCTGCTGCCTGCCACTCATCAGATGAACAGAGAATCCCCAGAACCCCCTCTCTGA